In Janibacter cremeus, a genomic segment contains:
- a CDS encoding WXG100 family type VII secretion target, with the protein MSSFTVNTERIAGSASDISQISEEVESSVAAMMTRLTQLQSDWTGAASGSFQELVSDWRATQRTVKESLDEISRVLAEAGQTYASTEDGVKASMGR; encoded by the coding sequence ATGAGCAGCTTCACCGTCAACACCGAGCGCATCGCGGGCAGCGCCTCCGACATCTCGCAGATCTCCGAGGAGGTCGAGAGCTCCGTCGCCGCGATGATGACCCGCCTGACCCAGCTGCAGAGCGACTGGACCGGCGCGGCCTCGGGCTCCTTCCAGGAGTTGGTCAGCGACTGGCGCGCCACGCAGCGCACGGTCAAGGAGAGCCTCGACGAGATCTCCCGCGTCCTGGCCGAGGCCGGCCAGACCTACGCCTCCACCGAGGACGGGGTCAAGGCGTCCATGGGGCGCTGA